From one Vallitalea longa genomic stretch:
- a CDS encoding CvpA family protein, with translation MTWLDIVVIGIIVVCAIISYNRGLIKTLFSFVSLIISVVVTMYLYPLVSQFLIKNTGVYVSIKSSIIGLLNLNNTTQNVNSTGEQINFINQLNLPEQFKHLLVTNNNSEVYNLLNVNSIGEYIGGLIATLIINILCFLGVFIIVTILVKLLINILDLVSKLPVLNQINKMGGLILGAVKGVIIVWVLFLVMSLMSANPNVNNVFETLKVSEVASVLYNNNLLMNIVTNIKRSII, from the coding sequence ATGACTTGGTTAGATATAGTAGTAATAGGGATTATAGTAGTATGCGCTATTATTTCATATAATAGGGGACTAATTAAGACTCTATTTAGTTTTGTATCCTTGATTATTTCGGTTGTAGTAACGATGTATTTATACCCACTTGTAAGCCAATTTCTAATTAAAAATACAGGAGTGTATGTGTCGATTAAAAGCTCAATAATTGGTTTGTTGAATCTAAATAATACAACTCAAAATGTTAATTCTACAGGAGAACAAATTAATTTTATTAATCAATTAAATTTGCCAGAACAATTCAAACACTTATTGGTAACTAATAATAATAGTGAAGTATACAACTTACTTAATGTTAATAGCATTGGAGAATACATAGGTGGTTTAATTGCAACATTAATAATTAATATTTTATGTTTCCTTGGAGTATTTATCATTGTTACCATTTTAGTTAAACTTCTTATCAATATACTTGATTTGGTAAGTAAATTGCCAGTTCTTAATCAAATCAATAAGATGGGAGGGCTAATACTAGGAGCAGTAAAAGGAGTAATTATAGTATGGGTATTATTCTTAGTAATGTCCCTAATGAGTGCTAATCCTAACGTTAACAATGTTTTTGAGACATTAAAAGTCTCAGAAGTCGCTAGTGTCTTATATAATAATAACCTATTAATGAATATTGTTACTAATATTAAAAGAAGTATCATTTAA
- a CDS encoding DUF5711 family protein, with translation MKEQRIKIFFIMLVVICSITVYVLVIRPKGFGFISGKVDLEVVNNIEYNPIDKIHINELGKNIVRTSKDGVTMMDMKGTTIWDKTFNMMNPKVVKVKDYLAVGDISATNIYLFDKNGFVRSYNVNYPILMFDINENGIVAIIGQSNKGHIIELYDSDGTKIIQRETFLENDGHPLGFDISPDGTKMVTSYLFVKGSSVISNLTFFNFSDTGQEYDERVTGGFSIEGAVVPEVEFLDNEKVSAVGDNQILFYNVDVIPEEIKRIELSNEINKVKYTEDKLLVLFGRVVKNEGYYKENSLVTFSNEGKQLNVTEFDCEITSLIGNADKYYVESELFIREYYNGKINWESTLKGDMKDIIPIGNNTFLIILQNEYKVVKITK, from the coding sequence TTGAAGGAACAAAGGATAAAAATTTTTTTCATAATGTTAGTAGTTATTTGTTCTATAACAGTGTATGTTTTGGTTATTAGACCAAAGGGGTTTGGTTTTATTAGTGGAAAAGTCGATTTGGAAGTTGTAAACAATATTGAATATAACCCAATTGATAAAATACATATAAATGAATTAGGGAAAAATATAGTTAGGACTTCAAAAGATGGTGTCACTATGATGGATATGAAAGGGACAACCATATGGGATAAAACATTTAATATGATGAATCCAAAAGTAGTAAAAGTTAAAGATTATTTAGCTGTTGGTGATATTTCTGCTACAAATATCTATTTATTTGATAAAAATGGTTTTGTGAGGAGTTATAATGTTAATTACCCTATTCTCATGTTTGATATCAATGAAAATGGGATAGTTGCAATTATAGGTCAAAGTAATAAAGGGCATATAATTGAATTATATGATTCAGATGGAACTAAAATTATTCAGAGAGAAACATTCCTTGAAAATGACGGACATCCTTTAGGTTTTGATATTTCACCTGATGGAACTAAAATGGTTACTAGCTATTTGTTTGTAAAAGGAAGTTCAGTTATATCTAACTTGACGTTTTTTAATTTTAGTGATACTGGACAAGAATATGATGAAAGGGTTACTGGAGGTTTCAGCATTGAAGGAGCGGTTGTTCCAGAAGTTGAATTCCTTGATAATGAGAAAGTCAGTGCAGTTGGAGATAATCAAATCTTATTTTATAATGTAGATGTTATTCCAGAAGAAATAAAGCGTATTGAATTATCTAATGAGATAAACAAGGTAAAGTATACAGAAGATAAATTACTCGTTCTTTTTGGTAGAGTGGTTAAGAATGAAGGTTATTACAAGGAAAATAGTCTAGTTACTTTTAGTAATGAAGGTAAGCAATTAAATGTTACAGAATTTGATTGTGAAATTACTAGTCTAATTGGAAATGCAGACAAATATTATGTTGAGAGCGAATTGTTCATAAGAGAATATTATAATGGTAAAATCAATTGGGAATCCACTTTGAAGGGAGATATGAAAGATATTATTCCTATTGGTAATAATACTTTCTTGATTATTTTGCAAAATGAATATAAGGTAGTAAAAATAACAAAATAA
- a CDS encoding YkvI family membrane protein has translation MKSDFKNSIKIASVYIGTVLGAGFASGQELMKFFAYYGYKGMIGLLLTGVMFAIVGWAVLEIVFFNKAKSYKEFIYPIAGKTFGKILEVSVIFFMFVCFCAMFAGSGALFQQRFHIPYQVGVLVMAICCYVTFLFDVKGVIAVNSILAPILLVGVLIVGLYMWFFRSTTVLNKVVEVFLVVRDNWLSSAIIYVSYNIITAVVVLTTLHKLVKSKFIARFGSFIAGIALGMIGIILGLVILVHYSDIQGIEIPMLAIVMRYAKVLQYIYIVVLLSAMFTTAVANGYGILSKLKLKNTKYGKIKLAVFILYAVIFSQIGFSNMVGKIYPIFGYIGVFEVILILVYFIKMKYEQIKVKVKNSMFPFGKTITKNIKSR, from the coding sequence TTGAAGTCAGATTTTAAGAATTCTATAAAAATAGCATCTGTATATATTGGAACTGTATTAGGAGCAGGATTTGCTTCTGGGCAAGAATTGATGAAATTCTTTGCATATTATGGTTACAAAGGTATGATAGGATTATTACTTACAGGTGTAATGTTTGCAATAGTTGGATGGGCTGTATTAGAAATAGTTTTTTTTAACAAAGCGAAAAGTTATAAAGAATTCATCTATCCTATAGCAGGAAAAACATTCGGAAAGATATTGGAAGTGTCAGTTATATTTTTTATGTTTGTTTGCTTTTGCGCTATGTTCGCAGGATCGGGTGCATTGTTTCAACAGAGATTTCATATACCATATCAAGTTGGAGTTCTGGTTATGGCTATTTGTTGTTATGTAACTTTTTTATTTGATGTAAAAGGGGTCATAGCTGTTAATTCAATTTTAGCACCTATATTATTAGTAGGGGTATTGATAGTTGGATTATATATGTGGTTTTTCAGGAGCACTACGGTATTGAACAAAGTTGTAGAAGTATTTTTAGTTGTTAGGGACAATTGGTTAAGTTCTGCCATAATATACGTATCATATAATATAATTACTGCGGTTGTAGTGTTAACTACGCTACACAAATTAGTTAAGAGTAAATTTATTGCAAGATTTGGTTCGTTCATAGCAGGAATAGCTTTAGGCATGATAGGTATAATACTGGGTTTAGTAATATTAGTACATTATTCTGATATACAAGGAATAGAAATTCCTATGCTAGCTATTGTAATGCGATATGCCAAGGTGTTACAATATATTTATATCGTAGTATTACTATCAGCTATGTTTACAACAGCTGTAGCCAATGGTTATGGTATTTTATCCAAACTAAAGCTAAAAAACACTAAATATGGTAAAATAAAATTAGCTGTGTTTATACTATATGCAGTTATATTTTCTCAAATAGGTTTTTCAAATATGGTAGGGAAAATATATCCTATATTTGGATATATAGGTGTATTTGAAGTTATACTTATTCTTGTATACTTTATAAAAATGAAATACGAACAAATTAAAGTTAAGGTAAAAAACAGCATGTTTCCTTTTGGAAAAACAATTACTAAAAATATAAAAAGCAGGTGA
- a CDS encoding glycogen synthase: MINNTLNILYVSAEISPFGTTGGLGDVSECLPEVLAENGLKVIRVMPKYKKIEEKFVLKKIKSFIIEIEGKTRVCHIYKYEEKKLTTYFIGSDDYFERDNFYGYEDDDIRFGFFSKAVLQMLILLNIKPDVIHLNDWHTGLIPFLLKKEYSKIYFYDNIKTIYTIHNLQYQGVFDKRSIERLGLSYKYYDSEILEYYGNISFMKGGIVCSDLINTVSYNYAEEIQTPQFGYGLDGILRKYKNKICGIINGIHYDKFNCETDRCIYRNYNVDDVIIAKEENKHYLQQRVSLPTKKVPLIGMISRLSEQKGIDLCIQAIEKLIDKDIQFIILGTGDKEYERLLTSVSARYPDKVKVIIDFNNEMARHIYAGCDFFLMPSLFEPCGLSQIYSMRFGTVPIVRRTGGLIDTVEPFDSDSLEGTGFMFDKYDIDDFMESINNALDIYYERTKWNILVENCMGQRFTWDKSAKEYIEKYKQLILPS; this comes from the coding sequence ATGATTAATAATACTCTAAACATTTTATATGTATCAGCTGAGATTTCTCCTTTTGGTACAACAGGAGGTCTTGGAGATGTTTCTGAATGTTTACCTGAAGTATTGGCTGAAAATGGGTTAAAAGTAATACGCGTTATGCCGAAATATAAAAAAATAGAAGAAAAATTTGTATTGAAGAAGATTAAAAGCTTTATTATAGAAATAGAAGGGAAAACTAGAGTTTGTCATATATATAAATATGAAGAAAAAAAGCTTACCACATATTTTATAGGAAGTGATGATTATTTTGAGAGAGATAACTTTTATGGCTATGAAGATGATGACATAAGATTCGGTTTCTTCTCAAAGGCCGTATTGCAAATGTTGATTCTCCTTAATATTAAACCAGATGTTATTCATCTTAATGATTGGCATACCGGTCTCATACCTTTTCTTCTCAAAAAAGAATATAGTAAAATATATTTTTATGATAATATTAAGACAATCTATACTATTCATAATCTACAATATCAAGGAGTATTTGATAAAAGAAGTATTGAAAGATTAGGTCTATCATATAAATATTACGATAGTGAGATATTAGAATACTATGGAAACATCTCTTTCATGAAAGGTGGTATTGTATGTTCTGACTTAATTAATACAGTAAGCTATAATTATGCAGAAGAAATTCAAACTCCTCAATTTGGATATGGATTGGATGGCATTCTACGTAAATATAAAAACAAAATATGTGGTATTATCAATGGAATACATTATGATAAATTTAATTGTGAAACAGATAGATGTATCTATAGAAATTATAATGTGGATGATGTTATTATTGCAAAAGAAGAAAACAAACATTATTTGCAGCAGAGAGTTTCTCTACCTACAAAAAAAGTGCCTTTAATTGGTATGATTTCAAGACTAAGTGAACAAAAAGGAATAGATTTATGTATACAGGCAATAGAAAAGTTGATAGATAAAGATATTCAATTTATTATTTTGGGAACAGGAGATAAAGAGTACGAGCGGTTACTTACATCCGTTTCTGCTAGGTATCCAGACAAAGTAAAAGTAATAATAGATTTCAATAATGAAATGGCAAGACATATATATGCAGGTTGTGATTTCTTCTTGATGCCTTCTTTATTTGAACCTTGTGGATTATCACAGATATACAGTATGAGATTCGGTACTGTTCCTATAGTCAGAAGAACAGGAGGTTTAATAGATACTGTAGAACCTTTTGACAGTGATAGTTTAGAGGGAACAGGTTTTATGTTTGACAAATATGACATAGATGATTTTATGGAATCAATAAACAATGCATTAGATATATATTATGAAAGAACCAAATGGAATATTCTAGTTGAAAATTGTATGGGTCAGAGATTTACATGGGATAAATCGGCAAAAGAATATATTGAAAAATACAAACAATTAATTTTACCCTCTTAA
- the pepF gene encoding oligoendopeptidase F has protein sequence MSKMAKLPKRNEISEEFKWQLEDMVSSKEEWEKLYNEIISVTEEIKSFAGKLQDSADTLLECLRKRDFLGEKLSRLYVYSNMKLHEDANNAEAQNTSEKANSLMVKVNSSMSFIEPEISAIPDNVLENYMNSSNGLELYKTYMEDLLRKKKHILSMEEELLLARAQDLAQAPENTFAMFNNADIKFPSIKDENGNDVELTKGRYVSFMESKDRRVRKDAFEALYATYKKYKNTLASTIAGNVKKNIFYMQAKKFNSTCEASLFENNIPVSVYDQLIETVHKYLPLMHRYVSIRKRMLDLDELHMYDVYTPIVKDMDVKITFDEAKETVLKALAPLGEEYCNLINKGFNEKWIDVYENEGKRSGAYSWGTYGVHPYVLLNHQDNLNHMFTLAHEMGHSLHSYYSSETQPYIYAEYPIFLAEVASTVNEALLMEYLLKTTEDKNMRLYLINHFMEQFKGTLYRQAMFAEYEKLIHEVVEQGGALTADSLSSMYHDLNVKYFGDDMIIDSEIDMEWARIPHFYYNYYVFQYSTGYSAAITLSQKILNEGEDAVVKYMNFLKSGCSEYPIDTLKKAGVDMNSPEPVEKALKVFEGLLDEMESIIE, from the coding sequence ATGAGCAAAATGGCTAAATTACCAAAAAGAAACGAAATTAGCGAAGAATTTAAATGGCAATTAGAAGATATGGTTTCTTCAAAAGAAGAATGGGAAAAATTATATAATGAAATTATATCTGTGACAGAAGAAATTAAATCTTTTGCTGGCAAGTTACAAGATTCAGCAGATACATTACTAGAGTGTTTAAGGAAAAGAGACTTCTTAGGAGAAAAGCTTTCAAGATTATATGTATATTCTAATATGAAATTACACGAGGATGCTAATAATGCCGAAGCACAAAATACATCTGAAAAAGCTAATTCACTAATGGTTAAAGTTAATAGCAGTATGTCTTTCATTGAACCAGAAATTTCTGCTATACCAGATAACGTATTAGAAAATTATATGAATTCCTCTAATGGTTTGGAATTATACAAAACTTATATGGAGGACCTATTACGTAAGAAAAAACACATTCTCAGTATGGAAGAAGAGTTATTACTTGCAAGAGCACAAGATTTAGCTCAAGCTCCAGAAAATACATTTGCTATGTTCAATAATGCCGATATCAAGTTTCCATCAATAAAAGATGAAAATGGCAATGATGTAGAACTTACTAAAGGCCGCTACGTATCCTTTATGGAAAGTAAAGATAGAAGAGTCAGAAAAGATGCTTTTGAAGCTCTATATGCAACTTATAAAAAATATAAGAACACTTTGGCATCTACCATTGCTGGAAATGTCAAAAAGAATATTTTCTATATGCAGGCAAAAAAATTCAATTCAACCTGCGAAGCAAGTCTTTTTGAGAATAACATACCTGTATCAGTTTACGATCAATTAATAGAAACTGTTCATAAATATCTTCCATTAATGCATCGTTATGTATCTATTCGCAAGAGAATGCTTGATTTAGACGAGCTCCATATGTATGACGTATATACACCAATTGTCAAAGATATGGATGTCAAAATAACTTTTGATGAAGCAAAAGAAACCGTTTTGAAAGCACTTGCACCACTTGGTGAAGAATACTGCAATCTTATTAATAAAGGATTTAATGAAAAATGGATTGACGTGTATGAAAATGAAGGCAAAAGAAGTGGAGCTTATTCTTGGGGTACTTATGGTGTTCATCCATATGTATTACTTAACCACCAAGATAACTTGAATCATATGTTTACTTTAGCACATGAAATGGGACACTCTCTTCATTCTTATTATTCATCAGAGACTCAGCCTTATATCTATGCAGAATATCCTATATTCTTAGCCGAAGTTGCTTCAACAGTTAATGAAGCTCTATTGATGGAATATCTTCTAAAAACAACTGAAGATAAAAATATGAGATTATACTTAATCAATCATTTCATGGAACAATTTAAAGGAACTCTATATCGTCAAGCAATGTTTGCAGAGTATGAAAAACTTATTCATGAGGTAGTTGAACAAGGCGGAGCTCTTACTGCTGACTCATTAAGTTCCATGTATCATGACTTGAATGTAAAATATTTCGGAGATGATATGATAATAGATAGTGAAATCGATATGGAATGGGCAAGAATTCCTCACTTCTATTATAATTATTATGTATTCCAATATTCTACTGGTTATTCAGCAGCAATAACACTTTCCCAAAAGATATTAAATGAAGGGGAAGATGCTGTAGTAAAATATATGAATTTCCTTAAAAGCGGTTGTTCTGAGTATCCTATCGATACCCTAAAAAAAGCAGGGGTTGATATGAATAGTCCTGAACCTGTAGAAAAAGCATTAAAAGTATTTGAAGGTCTATTGGACGAAATGGAAAGTATTATAGAATAA
- a CDS encoding LysM peptidoglycan-binding domain-containing protein gives MNENYKNNNIYLDKLDSLPKNVRQIGDAREGNRIYMEDYVCSYLQQFAAEKKTSERIAFLIGKYYTYNGDVIVTIDGAVQGDFTEKVNGDLCITESTWYHVYEKIRKYFEDYSVVGWMYTQPGYGILLTSFLKEHHSKNFMDDKQILYIVDPLEKEDSFYTWEKGELKEKKGYYIYYDKNPSMHNYMLENKTKSEEMNEPDIDENKDIIKIFRRKDQQKKDEAYQKKFINMLSILCGGLVLICLVMGIGLLNNIEELNNVKTAMNTMTEKYNNIKKEVINLENKNENVYEPANEENNDVEETETTGDTKVNDQTDIPHTTTIAPVEVPSTYAVQAGDSLNTISQKFYNNKDMVPAIQELNDITDKHKIYIGQEIKLPKP, from the coding sequence ATGAATGAAAACTATAAGAATAATAATATATACCTAGATAAGTTAGATTCTCTACCAAAAAATGTACGCCAAATTGGTGATGCAAGAGAAGGTAATAGAATTTATATGGAAGACTACGTGTGTTCTTATTTACAACAATTTGCAGCAGAAAAGAAAACAAGTGAGAGAATAGCTTTTTTGATAGGAAAGTATTATACATATAATGGAGATGTCATAGTCACTATAGATGGCGCTGTTCAAGGAGATTTCACAGAAAAAGTTAATGGAGATTTATGTATAACGGAAAGTACTTGGTATCATGTATATGAAAAGATCAGAAAATATTTTGAAGATTATAGTGTTGTAGGTTGGATGTATACTCAACCTGGTTACGGTATATTATTAACATCTTTTCTAAAAGAACACCATAGCAAAAATTTTATGGATGATAAACAAATATTATATATAGTGGATCCCTTAGAAAAAGAAGATTCATTTTATACATGGGAGAAAGGTGAGTTAAAAGAAAAAAAAGGGTATTATATATATTATGATAAAAATCCTTCAATGCATAATTATATGTTGGAGAATAAAACTAAGAGTGAAGAAATGAATGAGCCAGATATTGATGAGAATAAAGATATAATAAAGATATTCAGGAGGAAAGATCAACAGAAAAAAGATGAGGCATATCAAAAAAAGTTTATCAACATGCTTTCTATACTATGTGGAGGATTGGTTTTAATATGCTTAGTTATGGGGATAGGATTACTTAATAATATAGAAGAACTAAATAATGTAAAAACTGCCATGAATACTATGACAGAAAAATATAATAACATCAAGAAGGAAGTAATAAATCTTGAGAATAAAAATGAAAATGTCTATGAACCAGCTAATGAGGAGAATAATGATGTAGAAGAAACAGAAACAACAGGAGATACGAAAGTAAATGATCAAACTGATATACCGCACACTACTACTATAGCTCCAGTTGAAGTACCTAGCACTTATGCTGTTCAAGCAGGAGATAGCCTTAATACCATCAGTCAAAAATTCTATAATAATAAAGATATGGTACCAGCTATTCAAGAATTAAATGATATCACCGATAAGCATAAAATATATATAGGGCAGGAAATAAAATTACCAAAACCTTAA
- the yyaC gene encoding spore protease YyaC: MKIKKNHEEIYYYNVSDISAINSFSNTLSSFLEENTDINTNIIILCIGTDRATGDCLGPIVGYKLKKMLLNNVIILGTLSKPVHAKNIEETVDYIKTTYAKPFIIAIDACLGKMDHIGYISIGKGSINPGAGVNKTLPPVGDMYITGIVNFSGFMDMLILQNTRLNTVMSMADFIAYGIRRTINSLRRSVG; this comes from the coding sequence ATGAAAATCAAAAAAAATCATGAAGAAATATACTATTATAATGTTTCAGATATATCTGCTATCAATAGCTTTTCTAATACATTATCTAGTTTTCTGGAAGAGAACACTGATATTAATACTAATATAATTATTTTATGTATAGGTACAGATAGAGCTACAGGTGATTGTCTGGGACCTATCGTCGGTTATAAATTAAAGAAAATGTTATTGAATAATGTAATTATTTTAGGTACATTAAGCAAACCTGTTCATGCGAAAAATATTGAAGAAACTGTAGATTATATTAAAACCACTTATGCAAAACCTTTTATAATCGCTATAGATGCATGCCTGGGAAAAATGGATCATATAGGTTATATAAGTATAGGAAAAGGTTCTATTAACCCTGGTGCGGGTGTTAATAAAACCTTACCTCCTGTTGGTGATATGTATATTACTGGAATAGTCAATTTTTCTGGCTTCATGGATATGCTTATACTGCAGAATACCCGTCTTAATACTGTTATGAGTATGGCTGATTTTATTGCATATGGAATAAGACGAACAATCAACAGCTTACGCCGTTCTGTTGGATAA
- a CDS encoding PH domain-containing protein codes for MKILTNIERNHPLYILKQAINGILTQIVFIIIAFTYLNKHIGTFFSALIIATFIILYIVYSVLAWYKTTFYFSENSIFYQKGILNINKREVPIERITTIDTSQGLFERIFNLSNIKVDTENVKAEKSEIKLTLSKEKAMILKQKLLDKDIEKSTEETSEYNLYKLSLKDLILYSIVSNSIFQGIIVIFAIYNYLDDIRDITSFDSLEYINQFKFEGYVIAVLILSAVLISLIISFIKNCIKYSYYTVGVENNKINISHGLISKKNYCFDKDKVKGIHIKQKLIMQLFHVSTIEIESIGYGDEKGERAVLYPFCSNKLRDRIIDDIVPEFNYDGNVNHASKNSYIRFIFMRLLITVIIAGIATYNINYGFISIILVGIALLLGHMEYKNTGIGMSDDLVYLSYKGFRKKQSIVKISSIQTLTMSHNYFQKNKCICNYTINIWGAILGKNITVKNIRNNLFESYVDKL; via the coding sequence GTGAAGATATTGACTAATATAGAGAGAAATCATCCATTATATATACTAAAACAAGCTATTAATGGAATATTAACACAAATTGTTTTTATAATTATAGCGTTTACTTATTTGAACAAACATATAGGCACATTTTTTTCTGCATTAATAATAGCTACATTTATAATACTATATATTGTATATAGTGTATTAGCTTGGTATAAAACAACTTTCTACTTTAGTGAAAACTCTATATTTTACCAGAAGGGAATATTGAATATCAATAAAAGAGAAGTGCCAATAGAAAGGATAACTACAATAGACACTTCACAAGGATTGTTCGAACGTATATTTAATCTATCCAACATCAAGGTTGATACAGAAAATGTTAAAGCAGAGAAAAGTGAAATAAAGCTTACTTTGTCAAAAGAAAAGGCTATGATACTTAAGCAAAAACTTTTAGATAAGGATATTGAAAAAAGTACTGAGGAAACTAGTGAATATAATCTATACAAATTAAGTCTTAAAGATTTGATACTTTATTCAATAGTATCCAATTCTATTTTTCAAGGAATTATAGTTATATTTGCCATATATAATTATTTAGATGATATAAGAGACATAACTAGTTTCGATAGTTTAGAATATATCAATCAATTCAAATTTGAGGGTTATGTCATTGCGGTTTTAATATTAAGTGCGGTTTTAATAAGCTTAATAATATCTTTCATTAAGAATTGTATAAAATACTCTTATTATACTGTGGGTGTGGAAAATAATAAAATCAATATTAGCCATGGTTTAATAAGTAAAAAGAATTATTGTTTCGATAAAGATAAAGTAAAGGGTATCCATATAAAGCAAAAGTTGATAATGCAATTGTTTCATGTCAGTACAATAGAAATTGAGAGTATAGGCTATGGTGATGAAAAAGGAGAAAGAGCAGTTTTATACCCATTCTGTAGTAATAAGTTAAGGGATAGAATAATAGATGATATTGTACCTGAATTTAATTATGACGGTAATGTCAATCATGCATCCAAGAATTCTTATATAAGGTTTATATTTATGAGATTATTAATAACTGTTATTATTGCAGGCATAGCAACTTATAATATCAATTATGGATTTATTTCAATAATCTTAGTGGGCATAGCTTTACTGCTTGGACATATGGAGTATAAAAATACTGGTATCGGTATGTCAGATGATCTAGTTTATCTTTCATATAAAGGATTTCGCAAAAAACAATCTATTGTAAAAATTAGTTCTATACAAACATTGACAATGTCACATAATTATTTTCAAAAGAACAAATGTATATGTAACTACACTATTAATATATGGGGAGCCATATTAGGTAAAAATATAACTGTCAAGAATATCAGAAATAATTTATTTGAATCTTATGTGGATAAATTATAG
- a CDS encoding PH domain-containing protein: MNYKRIDKKAVKAWIIARAIFLIIFGIMYFIGIYVLLMPTINDVSVKYVINIFTVLIMGYLMIYTFLFPFIEYKEWKYSISNDKIELIHGIFIRKKIIIPINRLQFLDVNQGPIHRKYKLSTIRLNTAGGLHEIPALTNEEAESISKNLAKVVKAGEDID, from the coding sequence ATGAATTATAAGAGAATAGATAAAAAGGCTGTAAAAGCTTGGATAATAGCTAGAGCCATTTTTTTAATCATATTTGGGATTATGTATTTCATTGGTATCTATGTGCTTTTGATGCCTACCATTAATGACGTAAGTGTAAAATATGTAATAAACATATTTACAGTATTGATTATGGGCTACTTGATGATATATACTTTTCTATTCCCTTTTATTGAATATAAAGAATGGAAATATAGTATATCAAATGACAAGATTGAATTAATCCATGGTATTTTTATTAGAAAAAAGATTATTATTCCTATTAATAGATTACAATTCCTTGATGTCAATCAAGGACCTATTCATAGAAAATACAAATTATCAACTATAAGACTTAATACTGCTGGAGGGTTACATGAAATTCCTGCATTAACTAATGAAGAAGCAGAAAGTATTTCTAAGAATTTAGCGAAGGTAGTTAAAGCAGGTGAAGATATTGACTAA